ATTAAATATCCATCCATATTACATACTCCTCCATTCTTTATGTTAATTCCTATAATTAACTACACATAAAACTTGCCCATCTTATTCTACTATGAGACTATATTAAAAATTTATACGGCAATCAAAACTTCAATAAATAATATTTTTAGTAGTAGACCTTATAACTAGTTTAGGCTTTAAAACAATATGCTGAACAGCTGGTTTATCTTTATTCTCAATTCTTTCTAATATAAGTTTAGATGCCAGCTCCCCTATCTCTAATTTGGGCTGAACCACAGTAGTAAGGGGCAGTTCAAGATAATTAGAAATAGTTATATCGTCAAATCCTATAACAGAAATGTCCTGAGGAATTTTAAGCCCTTTGTCTGTTATTGCTTTTATTGTTCCGATGGCCATATGGTCGTTTACCGCAAAAATTGAATCAGGCTTGTTCCCAGACTCTAACATCTGCCTTACACTGTTATAACCTCCCATTTCAAATCTTTCAGTGCCAATTTTTACTAGATTCTCATCTATCTGAATGTCGTGATCTTTCAAGGCTTTTTTGTATCCTTTTAATCTATCCTCGTTGGTAACTTGATCTCCTACAAAAGCTATTTTCTTATGCCCTGTTTTTATAAGATAGTCTACAGCATTATATACTCCATACTCGTTATCGATATTTATAGAGTCTATGTCCTCTCTGGTATGACAGCTATCTATCAATACAAAAGGCACCTTGTTTACATCCAATGTTTCTATTTTTTCCAAGGTATCTAAAGTCATAGAAGAAACAATGATTCCATCTACCTTTTTTCTATTGAAAAGCTCTATATACTTCTGCTCTTTCTCCAATTTAAAATCGGATTTCCCAAAAATTATTGAGTAACCCTTCTTTTCCAAGCTGCTTTCTATGCCATTCATTATTTCTGCGTAAAACGCATTTATCAATTCGGGCACTATAACTCCAATAGTATTAGTGGATTTACCGGCTAGCCCTCGGGCTAATTCGTGGGGCATATAGTTCATCTCTTTAGCCACTTTTTTTATGTATTGCTTTGTCTCATATTTAACTCTGGAACTATCATTCAATGCCCTAGATACAGTAGAGACATGAACTCCAGCTTTTTTTGCAATATCTCTAATAGTAACCATCATTCCACCTCTACAACCGTTTGTATTTATTATAGCAAAAAATAATGAAAATCTCAATTATAACTGCAGATAGAAACACCCAAAATAGCAAAAAATAAACCCGCATTTCGNNNNNNNNNNNNNNNNNNNNNNNNNNNNNNNNNNNNNNNNNNNNNNNNNNNNNNNNNNNNNNNNNNNNNNNNNNNNNNNNNNNNNNNNNNNNNNNNNNNNCCTACAATCTGGCTTTCTTTTGGTCTTAAGTCTTCGTCTATTTCACTATAAAGGAACTTTTTACATGCATGCATGAATCCTTGAGGATAATTTTCAGGTGCTATATTCCCGTCTTGATCTGCCCATTCATCCATTATAAATACATGCATATCCTTACAGTTAACTCTGAACTTATTTATAAGGTATGCAACTTTCTTATATTGCGGTGCAGGGTTAGGCAATATAAATACGACTTTTTCACCCCGGTCTGAAGCATCTTTTATCCTCTTGAACATATCTGTCACCATGATAAACTCTAAATAATCATCGGGAACTATCTGGATCTTAAAGTCGGGATTAGGATGCTTATCCATATCCTCTCGCTTTATGTTTCTTATCCTTTCTAGTTCTTTTACATCACGGAAAGGTATGAATTCCGCTGGCTTAAATTTGAATTCTTTCATTTGTTATTCCTCCTCGCATTATTTTTGTTTTATGATTCTAATTTTTAAAATCTCCAATTAACATTTTGTTATTCAATAACCAAACGGTTGTTTTTTGTTGTTAACAATACCAGCATTGCTTTCAATCCACAATTCTCATATGTACCCTTTTTATATTGCTAACTAGATATATTATATAACAAATAGCTACTCATGTTAAATAAAAAATCAAATAGCACATTAAAGGAGTTACCGGCTGAAAATTAATTTCATCCTGCTGTGCTGGCAAAATACACTATATGATAAGGATTATGAAAATTTAAGCTAACATTCCCCATATTATTATAGCCGATTTTGCAAAAAATACTTTCTATTTTCTCATACTAGGGTAAATATTTTAAGAAAACTATTTTATTCTTGCTGATAACGAAGATTACCCATTACCCAGCATCCTACAATATCCAATTCATCATTCAGCATAACCATATCAGCATCGTAACCTTCTTGGATAAATCCCTTATTGTTTTGTAGTCCTAAAACTCGTGCAGGATTTGAAGATGCCATAGCAACAGCCTGAGGTATATCTACATCTAACAGTCTTACAGCGTTCTTGACAGCTTTGTCCATCGTAAGACCACTTCCAGCAAGAGCACCGGGATATTTGGTGTTCTCTCCCATTCGGGCAGGTCCGCCTTCATAAAGAACATCTACTTCAGTACCTCCTAAACCCTTGTAATGTCCTGGAGGTAGTCCTGCATTTATATTTGCATCAGTTATGAGACATACTTTTTCCTTGCCTTTACAGGCTAATGCCATTTTTACCGCTACCGGATCCACATGCTCACCATCCAGTATGAAATCTACACTGGTTTGTGGACTTGCAAGGATGGCTTCTATTGTACCGCAGCCTCTAACGCCCAGCTCCTTATCACCAATATAGGGAAAAACATTGTAAAAATGTGTAGCATGTGTAGCTCCTGCTTGGATAGCTTGTTGGGTCTGCTCAAGAGTGGCAGCTGTATGGGTGATGAAAGCAGGATATCCTTGTTTGGTCATGTAGGGTATAAGCTGTATAACACCTTCCACTTCAGGTGATATAGCAAACAACACTTTGTATGGTGCTGAAGCTTCTATAAGCTGTTCCACCCTTTCCCGACTTTTGTTCTTGGGAATATTTGAAATAGCACCTGTCAGTGCGAGGTAATGGCCTTCTAAAAAAAGTCCAAGGATGGATGCACCTTCTGCTTTTGCACGTGAAAGTGAAGCCAAAAGCTCCAAGTCTTCCTCTTCCGAAGATTTAGGACATATCGCCGGGAGAAATCCTGTGACTCCGTACTTAGGCAGGATGCCAGACATTCCCTCTAGATCCTCCCTACCATCATCTACTAAAAGTTCACTTATGCCGTGAATATGCATGTCGATATACCCTGGTGCTAGGTACATGCCTGAAGCATCTATCTTTTCATCTGCATCCATATTTTGCCCTTGACTATAAGGCATTATTTTCTCAATTTTACCATCAACACAGTATACAGAATGTTTTTCCATTATGTTATCTTTCATTATAACCTTTGCATTGTTTATTAAAACCTTACTCATACCATATCTCCTTTATCTAATTTTTATAATTCCCCAACATTTGCCAGTATGATATTTCAATCTTATTTGATATATCATACTTACATTTCCCGTATTAATTACAATTGTACCTAGTTCTCATATTTATAACTTTTAAATTATTACCCCCTTACAAACGGTTGTTTTATATGTATTATTCTACACAAGTCAGGAAAATCCTTTTAAGATAACATATATTCTTGTATTTTATATTATTTATTCTGTCCATAATAAGCATTCTTACCATGTTTTCTAATAAAGTGTTTATCCAAAAGGCATCTATCCATCTTTGAGTCCGGATTCAATACATAGGTATTCAAGTTCATCTTACATATCTCTTCTAAAACCACCGCATGATATACTGCTTGGTCCACATCCTTTCCCCAAGTAAAAGGACCATGATTGTTTACCAATACCCCAGGTATATGCAAAGGATTTTTCTCTTTAAATGTCTCTATTATTACTTTTCCTGTGTTCACCTCATAATCCCCTTCAATCTCTTGCCTGGTCATCTTTCTGGTGCAAGGAACCTGACCGTAAAAATAATCAGCATGGGTGGTCCCTAGAGCATCTAATCCTCTTCCAGCCTGAGCCCAGCTGGTGGCATAACAGGAATGGGTGTGCACTATGCCTCCTATACCTTCAAATTCTCTATACAATACAAGATGAGTAGGGGTATCCGATGAAGGATTCAACTCACCCTCTACCTTGGTCCCCTGTAAATCAACTACCACCAAATCTGACACTGTAAGTTCATCATATGCAACTCCACTGGGTTTTATAACCACCAATCCTTTGCTCCTATCAATCCCACTGGCATTACCCCAGGTATATGTAACCAATCCTTTTTTGGGAAGCTCTAAATTGGCATTCAGCACTCTTTCTTTCAATCCTTCGAGCATTTCAATCTACCCCCTTTCTCTCTATATAATGATTGTTTCTATCGTATAAAAATACTATTCATCGATATATAATTCTACATAAAAAACAAAAATCCCCCCTTGTTTTAATATTAAATATATAATATTTATCTACCAGGCACATCGATATAACAGGAGTTTTAGAATCTCTCTTTCTGTAAAAATCTTTTATACTATTTAGATTTACGTTATTTCATGCTCTTTCGACAAATATATAATATTTCCATGGTATATTTTTGTATAATAATTTCATTATCGATGATATAATAAAAGTAATATAAATAAAAACCGACATATTCCGATAATAAGTATGTATAAAAATTCATAATAAAATCTCATAAAAATTGTATCAAAATCTATAACATAAAAGGAGAATAACGATATAAGATGACTTCCCTGATAGCAAGCACTTATCAAATAGCACACATAGATTTTTTTAAAAATATCTATGATAAACTGATAACTGGAATAAAGTCAAATATTAAATATAACGGGAAGAAGTATAAAGGCGGGCAGCTATTTTTAGTATACCAGCCAATAATCGAGACTAATACATATACTACAATATCTTTAGAAGCCCTTTTAAGATGGAAACACCCGAGAAAAGGCATTATAGGTGCTTTAGAGTTCGTACCTAATATAGAAAAAGATGGATCGATAGTTCAAATAGGAGAATGGGTCCTCAAACAATCATGCAAACAAATTAAAGAATGGCATAATAAAGGTTTTAAAGAGATAAGCATTTCAGTGAACATATCTCCAGCCCAATTGCAGCAGCATGATTTTTCTCAAATGGTAGAAAAAATATTGAAAAATAATAATGTTGATGCAAAATATCTTTGTCTGGAAATAACAGAACGTTGCCTCTTGGGCATGTCCTGTATAATTCAAAAAAATATTGATCATCTAAAAGGTATGGGAGTAAAGATAATAATAGATGATTTTGGAATAGGAAACAATACATTTAAAAATTTAATAGATTACCAATTTGATGGTTTAAAAATAGACAGAAGCTTTATACGCCATATAGACCTTGATACAAACCAAGCGATAGTGGATACAATTCTCGCCCTAGCAGATAGGCTTGATTTGACTATTACAGCTGAAGGGGTGGAAACTTCAGAACAGCTGGAATACCTGGTGCTGGGAAAATGCCCCAGGGTACAAGGAT
The sequence above is drawn from the Clostridia bacterium genome and encodes:
- a CDS encoding L-ribulose-5-phosphate 4-epimerase, whose product is MLEGLKERVLNANLELPKKGLVTYTWGNASGIDRSKGLVVIKPSGVAYDELTVSDLVVVDLQGTKVEGELNPSSDTPTHLVLYREFEGIGGIVHTHSCYATSWAQAGRGLDALGTTHADYFYGQVPCTRKMTRQEIEGDYEVNTGKVIIETFKEKNPLHIPGVLVNNHGPFTWGKDVDQAVYHAVVLEEICKMNLNTYVLNPDSKMDRCLLDKHFIRKHGKNAYYGQNK
- a CDS encoding LacI family DNA-binding transcriptional regulator, with translation MMVTIRDIAKKAGVHVSTVSRALNDSSRVKYETKQYIKKVAKEMNYMPHELARGLAGKSTNTIGVIVPELINAFYAEIMNGIESSLEKKGYSIIFGKSDFKLEKEQKYIELFNRKKVDGIIVSSMTLDTLEKIETLDVNKVPFVLIDSCHTREDIDSINIDNEYGVYNAVDYLIKTGHKKIAFVGDQVTNEDRLKGYKKALKDHDIQIDENLVKIGTERFEMGGYNSVRQMLESGNKPDSIFAVNDHMAIGTIKAITDKGLKIPQDISVIGFDDITISNYLELPLTTVVQPKLEIGELASKLILERIENKDKPAVQHIVLKPKLVIRSTTKNIIY
- the nagA gene encoding N-acetylglucosamine-6-phosphate deacetylase translates to MSKVLINNAKVIMKDNIMEKHSVYCVDGKIEKIMPYSQGQNMDADEKIDASGMYLAPGYIDMHIHGISELLVDDGREDLEGMSGILPKYGVTGFLPAICPKSSEEEDLELLASLSRAKAEGASILGLFLEGHYLALTGAISNIPKNKSRERVEQLIEASAPYKVLFAISPEVEGVIQLIPYMTKQGYPAFITHTAATLEQTQQAIQAGATHATHFYNVFPYIGDKELGVRGCGTIEAILASPQTSVDFILDGEHVDPVAVKMALACKGKEKVCLITDANINAGLPPGHYKGLGGTEVDVLYEGGPARMGENTKYPGALAGSGLTMDKAVKNAVRLLDVDIPQAVAMASSNPARVLGLQNNKGFIQEGYDADMVMLNDELDIVGCWVMGNLRYQQE
- a CDS encoding EAL domain-containing protein, with translation MTSLIASTYQIAHIDFFKNIYDKLITGIKSNIKYNGKKYKGGQLFLVYQPIIETNTYTTISLEALLRWKHPRKGIIGALEFVPNIEKDGSIVQIGEWVLKQSCKQIKEWHNKGFKEISISVNISPAQLQQHDFSQMVEKILKNNNVDAKYLCLEITERCLLGMSCIIQKNIDHLKGMGVKIIIDDFGIGNNTFKNLIDYQFDGLKIDRSFIRHIDLDTNQAIVDTILALADRLDLTITAEGVETSEQLEYLVLGKCPRVQGYYFCKPLEAKKVEHFLKGR